The Odontesthes bonariensis isolate fOdoBon6 chromosome 19, fOdoBon6.hap1, whole genome shotgun sequence genome includes the window acaggtgaagtgagtgaaactgataaacagagtgcagggaaactaaaatggcaaaaactaaacatggagtgacacacaaacatgacctaaaatatgaaacgtgagtccatgggtgtgacagagcccccccctcaaggggtggatcccagacaaccccTAAGAAatccgagggtgggagggaggggctcgaagccggtcaggccGGGGACCAGAAACGGGtgtgtggtaccggcttcgggcagcaggaggcagtggtctggcggacgcccagaccgcagacggcatagccgGAAccagcggtggtctggcggacgcccagaccgcagacggcacaGCAgaaacaggcggtggtctggcggacgcccagacttctgtcggcgtggcggcaggagacggcggtggtctggcggacgcccagacttccataggcgtggcggcaggagacggcggtggtctggcggacgcccagacttccgtcggcgtggcggcaggagacggcggtggtccggCAGACGCccagacccccgatgacgtggcagcaggcggtgatccggcggacacccggacccccgatgacgtggcagcaggcggtgatccggcggacgcccggacccccgatgacgtggcagcaggcggtggtctggttggcacccagacttccctctgcgtggcggcaggagacggaccggcggacgcccggacccccgatgacgtggcagcaggcggtggtctggatggcacccagacttccgtcggcgtggcgggaggaggagccggggaccgtcccacgGTCGGCCGGACCGccgacggggggggagcccccccttcaagggatggatcccagacatccccaaagtctgggggtgggagggaggggctcaaaccggtgagtccatgggctggggccccatgggctctgaggctttgtcgggctctgccgcctcgtggtcaggcccagaggcctcttggtcgaggtcaggcccggaggcctcgtggtcgaggtcaggcccggaggcctcgtggtcgaggtcaggccctaaagcctcgtggtcgaggtcaggccctaaagccttgtggtcaggccctgcggcctcgtggtcaaggtcaggccctgcggcctcttggtcgtggtcaggccctaaagcctcgtggtcaggccctaaagcctcgtggtcaggccctagaGCCTCGTGGTCaaggtcaggccctgcggcctcttggtcgtggtcaggctataaagcctcgtggtcaggccctaaagccttgtggtcaggccctaaagcctcgtggtcaaggtcaggccctgcggcctcttggtcgtggtcaggctctaaagcctcgtggtcaggccctaaagcctcgtggtcaggccctaaagcctcgtggtcaggctctaaagcctcgtggtcaggccctaaagcctcgtggtcaggccctaaagcctcgtggtcaggctctaaagcctcgtggtcaggccctgtggcctctggaaATGTCAAAAacggcaaaaactaaacatggagtgacacacaaacatgacctaaaatatgaaactaaaaacgtgagtccatgggtgtgacagaaACCACATCGATTGAGGCTGGGTAATGCATTCTTTCAACCATTTGATTCTGAAAGCTGCAACAATAGACTCAAAGTTTAAAGCATTCAAACCTCCATTTTTATAATCTTTAACTAATTGTGATTTGCGTATATAATGAGTTTTATTTCTCCAAGTGAACTTAAAAATGATAGAGTTGGACAACTTTATTACCTTTGGAGAGATAAACATTGAGTGACAGGGATAAATAAGTCTTGACAGACCCTCAGCTTTGGACAGCAATATGCGACCTAGTATTGAAAGATCACGCGTTAACCAGTGATTAAAAACTGTTTGTATTGTTTTTAGTCTGGGAGAAATATTGGCATTCTCTCTATCACTGATATTTTTTGTTATTACCAAGCCAAGGCTTGGTAATGAGCACACCGTTGTGCTGAAGTAATCTCACGGTTGACacgaaacaataacaatataagATTAGTACAACGCCGTTTGGTGCTATTGTCTATCATTAGCCTACCTGTTTTCTGCCGTGAATGATTCTTCATTACCACTACACACGCGCTGTCAAGCAGACTGGACTGAAAGTCTTATAAACACCATGGTTTTAAAACTTTAGGATTACACTAATCTATGTTGGGAGTCAAGCACAAGACCAACCAAGAGCTGAATGCGCATAGTCAATATTGAAATatagtagtaaaaaaaaaaaaacattttccattTCAAAATTAAGGGGACATAAACAGTAGACTAACTGGTTTTATATGATTACTTTTGCATACATTggtgaatgacaaaaaaaaaatatatatatataaataatatatatatatatatatatatatatatatacacacatgcacactcactctcTGTTCCAGCCACTCCATCCAAGGGCAGACAGTGGAGCACGTGGAAGTTTTTAGGTACCTGGGCACCGTCTAATGTCTGTGAGAAAGACCGGAGCCACACCAAAGAcaattttctgttgttgtgcCACCTGACATTTTTGGGGGCAATCTGTCTTTACTTCTGTatgctacaaaaaaaatgaaaaattaacGCTATTTGAAATTCCACTAACCGTTAAGTATCAACAAGTGTCTAATTTATGAAAACCTGGTGCATGTGTAACCAGGGGAtgttacacaggtcaaaacTTTGACTACGCCAGTCTCATTAAGGGTGAGGCATCACTAGGGCTGCTGTACACAAACAATTTCCCCTGCAAGTTTGAAAGAACTTGAGGACACAGTTGTTGCAAAACATATACtttcctttattttcttcttcttgtataaaacattctaaatgtgcagAGTTGCAGAGAGGGCAGGCGAGTAATAAAAGCACAGTGCTACTCTGATATTAACATGTATAGTACACATTGCGAACTTGAAGcacagcaaacaaagaaaaccaacacAGAAGTTAGTACATGATCTTACTGCATAGCAGTGGACTGTGTTCACAATGTAGAGGTATACATTTGAGACAGTCACTAGGGTTAGGGGCAGGGGCATAAAAAGAGAGCACGTCAGAGATGTAACAGGGAGCAAGACCGTGTAATGCTTTAAACACTGTTAGCAGAATCATAAAGTCAATTCTATAGGAGACACGCAGCCAATGTAGGCCTGCCAGAACAGGAGATGATGAACACTAAGAGGTGAACAGGAATTGGAAAAACGAAACAACTACATTGCGAACTTCCTGCACAGCAAACgaagaaaactaaaacaaataagaaaataaacaaactccaaacaaagggggaaaaaaacacagcaatcaaggcacagcaaacaaagaaaaccaacacaaacaagaaaataaataattaataaataaataatatataattGCACACCTCTACACAGTAATCACAGCACACAGATGTTTACAGCACAAAGTTCGCAATGTAGAGGTATCATGCAACCATATTAAAAGCATACCATAACCATAAAAGCACAGCAAATAAAACAGACCCCTGACCCCTAAAAACACTTTGTACACAACGGGGCAGGGCACAGGGGAACTATAGCTTCACATTGCTAAATTGTGGACTATTGTAGTTTCATGCCAATTTGCTTACCACTGGCATGTTCTCGGCCTCCCTCACGTGGTCCTCCACAGGATCCTTTTCAGTCACCAGGTTGAATGAGGGATCACCGGTCCGAGAGGAAGACATACACACAAATGGACAGTAAAGGGTCaggtgtgcgcacacacacttcAGTCTTTCCTTCCAACAGAGGTAACTTATCCGGGTAACCAGTACACCTGTGTACTTGTCTTACAATCAGCTGACTGGTTGGATCAAGTTTGTGGTGGGTTCTTGTAAGGTTTTTAGTGTGTTACAGTAACAGCTATGACATTTCATGTGCAAGTGTTGTACTTAAACCATGAATTTACTTTTCACACCTCTGGTTTGGCCATACCTTGACTTTCCGACGAGGAAGCCTATAAAGAGACTCCAGCTTCCCGCAGAGCAGATCTTTAGCCTCCTGCGTCCAGAATGCAAAGCGTTGCCCGTGTCTGCAGAGAAAATCAATGAATATTATATATAGTGATGTGAAATCAACAAGAAGTTTAAAAATGTCTATCCACTTTTAAATGGTCCTACCCTTCAATGGAGAACCGCTCCATGACCTCCAAACACCACCTTTTGCGGATTGATGGCATGTCCTCCTACATAAAACCAATTATGTGAAACCACTGTGAACATTTGTATCTGTGAAGACTAGACATATGGACAATGTTAATTATGTCAGCCAATGATGAATATACAACTTACCTCTGAGAAGTTTAATGTAGAGCTGATGCAAAAGCTGAGCGCATACTACAAAACAAAGGGGGAAAAAGCACACAAACAGTAACTGTAAGTGTAAGTGTATCAGAACCAGCTAAAACTTGTACTTTACCATGAGCATGAAGACTCCACAGTTAACTCAGCTGGTTTGTTGTGGGAAACCCTGAATAACAAAGTATCAGACTGTGAATATGATGGGGGTGTAACTACAGTACAATCGACATGATGGAAACACATAACAACACATGTCAACAACACCTATAAAAGCttgattttaaatatttacgTCGAAGTCACAGCCAGTCTTCTCAGTCCATTGTCCTGGCTGAATGGACTTTGCAATGTTCCTAAAGTACAATAAATAAAACCAGTTGAGAACAAACCAGTGATTGAAAATGCAAATGTGTTCCTATAGCGATATGAAACCACAGAACAAGGCTCGAAAAACTGAAGCCATAAAAGTGAAAGAACCCAAAGTGAAAGCCCACCTGTGAAACTCCTATTGTCATTGTGACACAACATTGCACAGCACACAGTGCTCCCTTCACACAGAATTACCTTATCCACACGTGCATGGCGGCAGCCCTAGGGAGCAGTGCAGTGGGACAGGACCCCACCAACTCTCGCGTCAGCAGTCGAACCAGCAACCTTTGGGCTACATGTCTGACAACTTAACCGCTTACCAATGACTGCCCATAGAACAAGGCTTGAAAACCTAAAGCCATAGAACAAGGCTTGAAAACCTTTGAAAAGATCAGTGGAACTAGGCCAACTAGGCCCATGTATAAACCTAAATATTGCTCTGTATGCCTCATCTCCAAAACCTTCAGGAAGAAGAGAGTCCAAAAAGATCATCTGCCTGTCTTGAACTTTTAACACCTGCAGACATACATTTTGTGTGACCCATCAACATGGTTAATTTGTAAATTGTTAAATAGGGCAGAAATGGGTCTGAAAGACTCAAATGTTCACTCAACACATAACAAGTAGTGATCCCCTCGGCCTGGTTGCCTGCTCCAAGCAGGAAAAAGTATGGCATCCCTTGAACGCACGTTGTCCTGTTTTTCGGGAATAATTTCACAGACAGAAATACACACTTACTGTCCTATGGGGCATTGATATGGATAGGTCAATAAACATTGTCAGAATTTCGGaggaagtgtatatatataaacatacacataCTGCTGCAAAGACACTTACCGGCAGGTTAGACAGGGGGTCCGCATCCGCTTTCCATGTAGGGACAACGAACATGTCCACAATATGGACATCTTTTCCCTACTCAGAGACATACTGATAACCACTTCTAACAAAATACACCTTCATAACACATACACTAAAGATTTAGAAAGGTAAATAAATGAATCAAAACCAGATTTACATGCGTTAGAGCAGCCTCGCGCACCAACTTCAGACAGGCATTTCCaatctaaaaagaaaacaaaattgtcATCCTTGCGGTCTGGTCATAATATAGGCTACCTAAATGATCGAAAGGTCATACTCACGGTCGAATCCATGCACCTGTTGAGACCCAAACTCCAGAAATCCTCACGGAGAAGGCAGACCTCTCCATCTTTGACGAGGAGTTCATTAGCTGGGCGGATGGTGTCCAGGACATATTTCAGCTACAATGCATGTCATGCTCACAGTTATGGCAGGAGTAAGCCATAATTAACACACAGCATGCCAGTACTATGGGtcagtgacaaaaaaaatatattaataattaaataataataaataatcttTTCAGAAGTCACTTGCCAGGGCATCCTGAAAAGGACCTGCGTCTTTGGCCCATTTGTCACCCAACCAGGCGTATCCATGGTCTTGCTTCAGGGAACAGGAATTGTAACCATGGTGGTCATGATAGACTGACAGCCTCTGACAATCGTGGCCTGCTAACATACCAACAAAACATTAATAAAAGAGAAATTAACTTTAATGTCATACAGATCACCTCCACAAATTAAGCTTCAAAAGATAAGATAACTCTTACTCTCCACTCGATGATATGGCTTGAGACGAGAGATATTGTGCTTTTGCCGTGTCCCCTTCTCTGTAGTGATTGTGGCAACACCTTTTCCCGACAGGCCTACAACTGTATATGGCCCTCTGTGGCGGGCAGACAGGCCTTCTGTGAGGGTCTTGTTCCTCGGGTTCTGCGACACCAGCACCTGATCACCAACACCAATTGGACGGACTGGCAATTTTTTGCCCTTGCGGGTGGCAAATCCCTTCATTTGGCGTTGCTGTGCCCTTTCAATGTTTTGCAAAACCTAAAATACAGTAGTGGACACAATACAATAGTCATTGTAGGCCTGGCTAAAACACACCTATTCTGATCATCACCTATTGTCTTTAAGAACTGACCTTCTCGTTCACCGCTTTCATTTTATTGACCGCACTGTCAATGTCCTCCTCTGGATTGCCCAATTCAAAGTCTGTCAGGGGACAGGCGTTATGCACCTCGGGCAACACTGGATGGCGGTGGAACATCAGATAGAAAGGTGTATGCCTTGTGGATGCCTAGACACATAGCACATTTACATTAGGATTATAAATAGAcaacaggaaacagaaaaaagcTAGAACGAATAGCCACCTGTGAAGATGTGTTGATGCCATAGATGACAGCATCGAGGTGCAGATCCCAGTCATCATGAGCATCGTTCACATATTTCCTTAAGGCACGCCTGATGTTTTGGTTAGTCCGCTCATCCTTCACATTAATAAAAAAGTACaaatcaaaatgaaataaattatttttttaaagcataaaTTCCCTGCACggtatgtacaaaaaaaaaaaaaacattgtatttTTTATTACCTGGCCATTCGTCTGGGGGTGATAGGCACTGGAGACCGAATGCTTAATGTGGAGCATGTCAAAAATTCTCTCATTTAACTGTggacaaattatgtaaaaaagaTTATGGTTCCATGAATGATTTCATTCATGGAGAAGTATGATGAGCCACAAGTTTGTAAATGGGCCAGAATGACAACAACTGAACTGGATTGAAGGCAGTTCTACAGATGCAGACACCAACACTGTTACTGATGTAAAAAGCTTCTCACCTCGTTTACAAACTCCTTCCCTTGGTCAGTTATTATTCTTTGGACCATACCGAACGTGTACATGATTTTTACAAGTGGTCGGCATACCTCCACCGCTGTCTTTGAAGGAAGAGGGGAGGCATCAACCCACTTACTGTACAGGTCGGTCATGGACATAATGTACTTATGTCCTCTTTCCTTTTCCTTCAGTGGACCAACAAGGTCCAGCCCGATGACGGTCCAGGGATCTGTAACCTGACAAAAATGCCTCATATTTATGTCTCCTACATTTTGCAGATGGATACATAAAAGTAAcacacattggccctcatttatcaagccgtcgtagaaagcatcatTGATATGAGCGGACAACTCGTCGTAcccagaggctcaagtgagatttacagaacatgcgtaccacaccaatcccatcgtaagacagagcggctgttgataaatccggcgggtgaaatccatcgtaatgatcctaaccacgccttctacaaaagggccgcacctctagatttgcgacatggatagacgaaaggcggcaaagaaacgctgtcaacgctgttgacagctgggacggctccgatccaggtttggatttgagtgccttggaggagagggtggctggcctgatcggagctacgtcttttttccttgaataacagaatgtgcaggctggtgggatctctgggtacggggtcccaccagcctgcacatttttttgggcaatgtatggagaaccccgcatgcaataataatattgcataccttttcaggcgtatatagaagggttcccccgcagccgagagacagatccacctgccctttaggtaccctaacctctccacagtgcgcagtgttaaagcgcctctcctgttcggtgtgagggtgcgcggttgaataatgagccatcactcttccaattacggagttgtacttgtttaatttatttaattcgcgtttatgtttatatttatgttgaagtcaaataaaacatgggccttctttgaagtgataagtctgtaattttaaccaagggatttgttgcgactcataaggcacgcactagtgacgctgctgtttatgtatgctattgcagtcaccgcaagtcaaaatggaaaagtgcgtacacgccctcagacctgtcgtggcaatttcatctttcctgcgctcacgatggatttgataaatgccaacctttgcgcagaaaagaacgtacacacgacctacgcacgtttttcgtcttacgcaagtttgataaatgagggccattgtgtatGTTTTTTCTTGAAAGAATGCAAACCGCCTGCTTGAATTGAATACAAACTCGCTACCTTTATGGGATGCAGGGCTGGGGCATCCGTTTGGATGGGGTCATTGAGCTGACACTTGTGGCAGCATCTCACCTTAGACAAATAATAACAACACATAGGAGAATTCTTTCCACTCACATTTTTACTGCGTGTGACGACAAAATCAGACACAATGAGGAACTAGGCATACAAGATGATATGAATAAAATTCTGAATATAAGTAGGCTTCTTACTTACCCAGCTCTCGACGTCCTTTGCCTGGCCGTCCCAGAAATAGCCAGCAATAGTTTTATTTCTAGTACCCCTTACACCTCTGTGGTTGCCAGACCCAGGGAGATTGTGGCACTCGTTAAGGACGGCAGTTTTTTCTGCGTCACTGGTCACCACCAGCCGCATGTACTGCCGCTTCGGTCCGACATA containing:
- the LOC142369304 gene encoding uncharacterized protein LOC142369304, coding for MFHRHPVLPEVHNACPLTDFELGNPEEDIDSAVNKMKAVNEKVLQNIERAQQRQMKGFATRKGKKLPVRPIGVGDQVLVSQNPRNKTLTEGLSARHRGPYTVVGLSGKGVATITTEKGTRQKHNISRLKPYHRVESHDCQRLSVYHDHHGYNSCSLKQDHGYAWLGDKWAKDAGPFQDALLKYVLDTIRPANELLVKDGEVCLLREDFWSLGLNRCMDSTIGNACLKLVREAALTHGKDVHIVDMFVVPTWKADADPLSNLPDNVRSRDAILFPAWSRQPGRGDHYLLCVE